One segment of Pempheris klunzingeri isolate RE-2024b chromosome 20, fPemKlu1.hap1, whole genome shotgun sequence DNA contains the following:
- the LOC139220285 gene encoding pleckstrin homology domain-containing family A member 1-like isoform X1 produces the protein MPYVDRQNRICGFLDIEENENSGRFLRRYFILDTQQGSLLWFMDNPQNLPKGAEKVGSLKLTYISKVSDATKLRPKAEFCFVINAGMRKFYLQANDQQDLVEWISVLNNATKITVPKPGEGHTAHAETPQEVLGAMKQVSYKTEIIGGVAIITATQEQGEGQNGAERGGVKRGQNQLPYFLSRGAQDQTIIKAGYCVKQGAVMKNWKRRYFMLDENAVSYYKSDLEREALRVIPLKEIHKVQECKQSELMMRDNLFEMVTNSRTFYIQADSPEDMHSWIKAISGAIVAQRGPGRSANTERSDHSSPSPTSCSTFYYPLDQDLYRPQSSSSAPPTGPQPDPGHAPPGQLSGAASVEAEWRPVRDDAPPFGALPPVAAGDGAVLKVTEENESPWKRRSEIARMGLDGDGEEQNSRTTDSSDLQMTLI, from the exons ATGCCTTACGTGGACCGACAGAATCGCATCTGTGGCTTCCTGGACATCGAGGAGAATGAGAACAGCGGCAGGTTCCTGCGCCGATACTTCATCCTGGACACTCAGCAGGGCAGCCTGCTGTGGTTCATGGACAACCCACAG AATCTGCCTAAAGGTGCAGAGAAGGTGGGATCTCTCAAACTCACCTACATCTCCAAG gTCAGCGATGCCACCAAACTCAGGCCGAAGGCAGAGTTCTGCTTTG TTATAAATGCAGGAATGAGGAAGTTTTATCTACAGGCCAACGATCAGCAGGATTTGGTGGAATGGATCAGTGTTCTCAACAATGCCACCAAGATTACC GTGCCAAAGCCAGGCGAGGGTCACACCGCCCACGCAGAGACTCCCCAGGAAGTACTAGGAGCCATGAAACAGGTCTCCTATAAGACGGAGATCATAGGAGGAGTCGCTATCATCACTGCTACACAG gagcaGGGGGAGGGGCAGAACGGAGCGGAGCGTGGGGGTGTGAAGCGGGGTCAGAATCAGCTGCCCTACTTCCTGTCCAGGGGAGCACAGGACCAGACCATCATCAAGGCGGGATACTGCGTCAAGCAGGGAGCGGTG ATGAAGAACTGGAAGAGGAGGTACTTCATGCTGGACGAAAACGCCGTCAGCTACTACAAGTCTGACCTG GAGAGGGAGGCACTGAGAGTCATCCCGCTGAAGGAGATTCACAAAGTCCAGGAGTGCAAACAGAG TGAGCTGATGATGAGGGACAACCTGTTCGAGATGGTCACCAACTCCAGAACCTTCTACATTCAG GCTGACAGTCCAGAGGACATGCACAGCTGGATTAAGGCCATCTCAGGGGCGATCGTGGCTCAGCGCGGCCCCGGGCGCTCCGCTAACACT gagCGCAGTGaccactcctctccctccccaacATCTTGCTCCACCTTCTACTACCCCCTTGACCAGGACCTATACCGCCCTCAATCCTCCTCCAGCGCCCCCCCAACGGGCCCTCAGCCTGACCCTGGACACGCACCACCAGGACAACTTTCTGGGGCTGCTTCCGTGGAGGCTGAGTGGCGTCCAGTCCGTGATGATGCCCCTCCCTTCGGCGCGCTCCCGCCTGTCGCTGCAGGAGACGGTGCAGTCCTCAAAGTAACGGAGGAGAATGAGTCGCCGTGGAAACGGCGCAGCGAAATCGCCCGGATGGGGCTCGATGGTGACGGGGAGGAGCAGAACAGTCGCACCACTGACAGTTCTGACCTGCAGATGACCCTGATTTGA
- the LOC139220285 gene encoding pleckstrin homology domain-containing family A member 1-like isoform X2, with the protein MPYVDRQNRICGFLDIEENENSGRFLRRYFILDTQQGSLLWFMDNPQNLPKGAEKVGSLKLTYISKVSDATKLRPKAEFCFVINAGMRKFYLQANDQQDLVEWISVLNNATKITVPKPGEGHTAHAETPQEVLGAMKQVSYKTEIIGGVAIITATQEQGEGQNGAERGGVKRGQNQLPYFLSRGAQDQTIIKAGYCVKQGAVMKNWKRRYFMLDENAVSYYKSDLEREALRVIPLKEIHKVQECKQSELMMRDNLFEMVTNSRTFYIQADSPEDMHSWIKAISGAIVAQRGPGRSANTIRQARRLSSPCIQRYTPFCSGECSTSAVTTPLPPQHLAPPSTTPLTRTYTALNPPPAPPQRALSLTLDTHHQDNFLGLLPWRLSGVQSVMMPLPSARSRLSLQETVQSSK; encoded by the exons ATGCCTTACGTGGACCGACAGAATCGCATCTGTGGCTTCCTGGACATCGAGGAGAATGAGAACAGCGGCAGGTTCCTGCGCCGATACTTCATCCTGGACACTCAGCAGGGCAGCCTGCTGTGGTTCATGGACAACCCACAG AATCTGCCTAAAGGTGCAGAGAAGGTGGGATCTCTCAAACTCACCTACATCTCCAAG gTCAGCGATGCCACCAAACTCAGGCCGAAGGCAGAGTTCTGCTTTG TTATAAATGCAGGAATGAGGAAGTTTTATCTACAGGCCAACGATCAGCAGGATTTGGTGGAATGGATCAGTGTTCTCAACAATGCCACCAAGATTACC GTGCCAAAGCCAGGCGAGGGTCACACCGCCCACGCAGAGACTCCCCAGGAAGTACTAGGAGCCATGAAACAGGTCTCCTATAAGACGGAGATCATAGGAGGAGTCGCTATCATCACTGCTACACAG gagcaGGGGGAGGGGCAGAACGGAGCGGAGCGTGGGGGTGTGAAGCGGGGTCAGAATCAGCTGCCCTACTTCCTGTCCAGGGGAGCACAGGACCAGACCATCATCAAGGCGGGATACTGCGTCAAGCAGGGAGCGGTG ATGAAGAACTGGAAGAGGAGGTACTTCATGCTGGACGAAAACGCCGTCAGCTACTACAAGTCTGACCTG GAGAGGGAGGCACTGAGAGTCATCCCGCTGAAGGAGATTCACAAAGTCCAGGAGTGCAAACAGAG TGAGCTGATGATGAGGGACAACCTGTTCGAGATGGTCACCAACTCCAGAACCTTCTACATTCAG GCTGACAGTCCAGAGGACATGCACAGCTGGATTAAGGCCATCTCAGGGGCGATCGTGGCTCAGCGCGGCCCCGGGCGCTCCGCTAACACT ATCCGTCAGGCCAGGAGGCTGTCCAGCCCTTGTATACAGAGGTATACGCCATTCTGCAGTGGTGAATGCAGCAC gagCGCAGTGaccactcctctccctccccaacATCTTGCTCCACCTTCTACTACCCCCTTGACCAGGACCTATACCGCCCTCAATCCTCCTCCAGCGCCCCCCCAACGGGCCCTCAGCCTGACCCTGGACACGCACCACCAGGACAACTTTCTGGGGCTGCTTCCGTGGAGGCTGAGTGGCGTCCAGTCCGTGATGATGCCCCTCCCTTCGGCGCGCTCCCGCCTGTCGCTGCAGGAGACGGTGCAGTCCTCAAAGTAA